From candidate division KSB1 bacterium, the proteins below share one genomic window:
- a CDS encoding tyrosine-type recombinase/integrase → MKLLMFELPRNSDYVFPNENGKPFVNIQKGFYSAVRRARIGHLRFHDLGHQFGSQLIMSRVDLVTVKELLGHKDISATMRYAHFNVERKRQAVNPLP, encoded by the coding sequence TTGAAGCTACTAATGTTTGAATTACCTCGGAATAGTGACTATGTTTTTCCTAATGAGAATGGAAAGCCATTTGTCAACATACAAAAGGGCTTTTACAGTGCAGTTAGACGAGCCAGGATTGGTCATTTACGCTTTCATGATCTAGGACATCAGTTCGGGAGTCAACTCATAATGAGTAGAGTAGATTTGGTAACTGTGAAAGAGTTGCTAGGACATAAAGATATTTCTGCGACTATGCGGTATGCTCATTTTAATGTCGAACGCAAACGTCAGGCGGTGAACCCTTTGCCTTAA